The following proteins are encoded in a genomic region of Nitrospira sp.:
- a CDS encoding HEAT repeat domain-containing protein translates to MSNRHELGQINPALLVVLIVLIVTAVWVWKRLPVDTQDYIVDQAVPMAAMGLTIAVLLFIPIRALRRRSTRRQERTRLLTQFEQESARDKRLELAFALLELNEYRVDGLESAVPALKELFATTLQRALDDKQHHIRGMAASHLGALQDMSVVSLLVKALDDDHAYVRSCAALGLGRLRATAARERLKIVMEQDWDQTVRSRAREALERMRE, encoded by the coding sequence ATGTCGAACCGTCACGAACTGGGGCAGATCAACCCCGCCTTGCTTGTCGTTCTGATCGTGCTTATCGTGACCGCTGTATGGGTTTGGAAACGGCTGCCGGTTGACACCCAGGACTATATCGTCGATCAGGCAGTACCGATGGCGGCGATGGGCCTAACGATTGCCGTTTTGCTGTTCATTCCTATAAGAGCGCTCCGTCGCCGCAGTACGAGAAGGCAGGAACGAACCAGGCTCCTGACCCAGTTCGAGCAAGAATCTGCCCGGGATAAAAGGCTTGAGCTTGCTTTTGCCTTGCTTGAACTCAATGAGTACCGAGTCGATGGGCTCGAATCAGCCGTCCCTGCCTTGAAAGAGCTGTTTGCCACGACGTTGCAACGGGCGCTGGACGACAAACAGCATCACATCAGAGGAATGGCAGCCAGTCATCTGGGCGCGTTGCAAGACATGTCCGTGGTATCGCTGTTGGTCAAGGCGCTGGACGATGACCATGCCTACGTGCGTTCCTGCGCCGCCTTGGGGTTGGGACGATTACGGGCAACCGCCGCACGTGAACGACTGAAGATCGTCATGGAACAGGATTGGGATCAAACCGTCAGAAGTCGAGCGAGGGAAGCACTGGAACGGATGCGGGAATAA
- a CDS encoding ankyrin repeat domain-containing protein, which translates to MEWAIYYNQPRIVEVLRSHGIQSVDTAKDSVIRFIRATERNDTAELIRLRREENLDANAKDDRDQTALIVALRNPIYEEEQYRTINLLLDLGADPNVVGESGLTGLEGIPIHLAVAMNKYTLNQPSGASKALATLVIQQLLKHGAKVAHRDSTGRTPLHIAAMDNNLVVAEILVARGATIMPRDNSGKTPLDYAESAEMINFLKRRGATELNR; encoded by the coding sequence ATGGAGTGGGCGATTTATTATAACCAGCCCAGAATTGTGGAGGTTTTGAGATCTCACGGTATCCAAAGCGTCGATACTGCAAAGGACTCAGTCATACGATTTATCAGAGCTACGGAGAGAAATGACACTGCTGAATTGATCCGCTTACGACGTGAAGAAAATTTAGACGCTAACGCGAAAGATGATCGGGATCAGACAGCGCTTATAGTGGCATTGCGAAACCCGATTTACGAAGAAGAGCAATACCGTACAATCAATCTTTTGTTGGATCTTGGAGCCGACCCGAATGTTGTAGGGGAGAGTGGGCTCACTGGTCTCGAAGGGATCCCAATTCATCTAGCGGTGGCAATGAATAAGTATACCTTGAACCAACCTTCTGGTGCCAGTAAAGCACTGGCGACTCTCGTTATCCAACAACTCCTGAAGCATGGTGCGAAGGTAGCTCATAGAGATAGCACTGGTAGAACACCGCTTCACATCGCTGCGATGGATAACAACTTGGTTGTAGCTGAGATTCTAGTTGCGCGTGGAGCTACGATCATGCCTCGTGACAACTCAGGAAAAACGCCGCTGGATTATGCTGAATCAGCTGAGATGATCAACTTCCTTAAGCGCCGCGGTGCAACCGAATTAAATCGTTGA
- a CDS encoding type II toxin-antitoxin system HicB family antitoxin, which yields MAPLQQTIKAVIRAGDEVGYVAECLEIAVVTQGRTLDETVKHLQEATALHLEGEHLADFGLREKPTLVLTMELDPAHAQAS from the coding sequence ATGGCCCCCCTGCAACAAACCATTAAAGCTGTGATTCGCGCCGGTGACGAGGTCGGCTATGTCGCGGAGTGTCTGGAGATTGCTGTCGTCACGCAAGGGCGGACGCTGGATGAAACGGTGAAGCATCTTCAAGAAGCCACCGCCCTGCATCTGGAGGGAGAGCACCTGGCTGATTTTGGGTTGAGAGAGAAACCCACCTTGGTGCTGACCATGGAGCTGGATCCAGCCCATGCCCAAGCTTCGTAG
- a CDS encoding type II toxin-antitoxin system HicA family toxin, protein MPKLRRLAGREVLSILQGFGFQQASQRGSHIKLVREVAGARQVLTVPLHPEIDPGTLRAVFRQASRFIAEQDLRPHFYTS, encoded by the coding sequence ATGCCCAAGCTTCGTAGACTCGCCGGTCGCGAAGTCCTGAGCATCCTTCAGGGCTTTGGTTTCCAGCAAGCCTCCCAGCGAGGAAGCCATATCAAGCTGGTCCGTGAGGTCGCAGGAGCGCGTCAGGTGTTGACGGTTCCTCTCCATCCTGAAATAGACCCTGGAACTTTACGCGCCGTTTTTCGTCAAGCCAGTCGCTTCATTGCAGAACAGGACCTCCGCCCACACTTCTACACGTCATAA
- a CDS encoding metallophosphoesterase, translating into MSRRRAVSWPDRARSFIGHCLSEPLYRTFSLVPQWEVGLSDHEVTKHILVHGTFAGRRAVHLTDLHLDRYHPRHDRIVETVRELHPDWVFITGDLLNVPEGLPHLFRFLERLRAIAPLYMTLGNHDHYSGVPVSQFSELADRHKITLLVNQSAVVSTGKGELAIVGVDDPSLHRADLRCVPPQADHRFTLLLAHAPNILDYVEPHHAIDLILCGHSHGGQWRVPGIPTFWLPPGCNGRVAGWHESGQHRLYVNRGLGWSFLPFRFNCRPEIAVIEWV; encoded by the coding sequence ATGAGCAGGCGACGGGCGGTGTCATGGCCTGATCGCGCGCGATCGTTTATCGGGCATTGCTTAAGCGAGCCACTCTATCGAACGTTTAGTCTCGTCCCACAATGGGAAGTCGGTCTCTCCGATCATGAGGTTACGAAGCACATCCTGGTACATGGCACCTTTGCCGGTCGTCGCGCCGTCCATCTCACGGATCTACACCTGGATCGATATCATCCGAGGCATGATCGTATTGTCGAAACCGTGAGGGAACTCCACCCTGATTGGGTTTTCATCACCGGGGATCTGCTCAACGTACCGGAAGGTCTGCCTCACCTCTTTCGTTTCCTTGAACGGCTCCGCGCCATCGCACCCCTGTACATGACGTTGGGCAATCACGACCATTATAGCGGAGTGCCTGTGTCACAGTTTTCCGAGCTTGCCGATCGACACAAGATCACGCTGCTGGTGAACCAAAGTGCCGTCGTGTCGACGGGAAAGGGGGAACTGGCAATCGTCGGCGTCGATGATCCATCGCTTCATCGTGCTGATCTGCGATGTGTTCCGCCTCAGGCCGACCATCGCTTTACGTTGCTGCTGGCCCATGCGCCGAATATCCTCGACTATGTCGAGCCGCATCATGCCATTGATTTGATTCTTTGCGGACACAGTCACGGCGGCCAGTGGAGGGTGCCGGGAATACCCACCTTCTGGCTTCCCCCTGGCTGTAATGGCCGCGTGGCCGGTTGGCACGAATCAGGTCAACACAGACTGTACGTCAACCGAGGGCTAGGTTGGTCCTTTCTCCCGTTTCGTTTCAACTGTCGGCCTGAGATCGCCGTGATTGAGTGGGTTTAG
- a CDS encoding tRNA pseudouridine(13) synthase TruD: protein MTLPIDPFLTDNLPGIGGQIRTLPEDFQVEERPLYLPCGEGEHLYVTITKRGLSTPDLVRRLSSSLGIKAQAIGVAGLKDARAVTTQMVSLQGIHPEQLSRLRIDDTVLNVQILGRHRNRLRTGHHSGNRFRLIIRNVAGHSAETVPAVLQQLSTRGVPNYFGPQRQGKDGENYRIGALLLHDARRRERMNRATRIWYLNSYQSFLFNRILARRISHLDKIFVGDWAMKLENGACFQVEDADKEQPRANRFEISPTGILFGSRVSWASDEPGSIEEAVISEAEATKETLVAAAKACGFRGERRALRIPLAELEWSLDGDTLTLSFSLPPGAYATSVLRELMKVFPTNS, encoded by the coding sequence GTGACGCTACCAATCGACCCTTTCCTCACCGACAACTTGCCTGGAATCGGCGGACAAATCCGCACCCTGCCCGAAGATTTCCAAGTCGAAGAACGGCCGCTCTATCTTCCTTGCGGTGAAGGCGAACATCTGTACGTGACCATCACTAAACGTGGTCTTTCCACGCCGGATCTCGTCCGTCGACTCTCATCTTCATTGGGGATCAAAGCACAGGCCATCGGTGTGGCAGGACTGAAGGACGCGCGAGCCGTCACGACCCAGATGGTATCCTTGCAAGGCATCCACCCGGAACAACTCTCTCGCCTCAGAATTGATGACACCGTCCTAAACGTACAGATCCTCGGGCGCCATCGTAATCGGCTACGAACCGGCCATCACTCCGGCAATCGCTTCCGTTTAATCATCCGCAATGTCGCCGGTCACTCGGCTGAAACCGTGCCGGCCGTCCTTCAACAACTGAGCACACGCGGTGTGCCCAACTACTTCGGCCCTCAGAGGCAAGGGAAGGACGGTGAGAACTATCGCATCGGCGCTCTATTGCTGCATGATGCGCGGCGGCGCGAGAGGATGAATCGCGCCACACGCATCTGGTATCTCAACTCCTACCAATCATTCTTGTTCAATCGAATACTTGCGCGAAGGATCAGCCATCTCGACAAGATCTTCGTCGGTGATTGGGCCATGAAGCTAGAGAATGGCGCCTGCTTTCAAGTCGAGGATGCCGACAAGGAACAGCCGCGCGCGAATCGTTTCGAAATCAGCCCGACAGGCATCCTCTTCGGCTCGCGCGTGTCCTGGGCAAGTGACGAGCCTGGTAGCATCGAGGAGGCCGTCATCTCCGAAGCAGAGGCAACGAAGGAAACTCTCGTCGCCGCCGCGAAGGCTTGCGGATTCCGTGGCGAGCGCAGAGCGCTTCGCATCCCCCTCGCTGAACTAGAATGGTCTTTGGACGGGGATACCCTCACGCTCTCCTTCAGTTTACCTCCCGGTGCCTACGCCACAAGCGTGCTTAGAGAACTGATGAAGGTATTTCCCACCAACTCTTAG
- a CDS encoding TIGR00300 family protein, with protein MNQYQERVYLQGHIIDSLVLAKVLDLILMMGGTFDLEDVHIGKTREEPSRARIRIQTGSRPLLDDILKTIQPHGASIEREANCRIEQAPADGVLPDGFYATTHLPTQIRLNGRWLDVDRIEMDLAIVVSETGSSAQAVPMGEVCRGDQIVVGREGVRVTPLQRPLERDVFGFMESQVSAERPHGHIIADIATRMRQLRERHRHGQTDSKVLLAGGPAIIHAGGREALTWLIEQGFIHILFCGNALAAHDMEADLFGTSLGYGLTAGRAVPHGHELHLRTINRIRTIGSIETAVTSGVIKQGIMAACVRQGVPVVMSGTIRDDGPLPGVITDSVHAQSAMRALIPGVGLALLVASTLHSVATGNLLPATIPTVCVDVNPSVPTKLADRGSFQAVGLVMDAASFLSELARLLGRST; from the coding sequence ATGAACCAATACCAAGAACGCGTATACCTTCAAGGGCACATCATCGACTCTCTCGTGCTGGCGAAGGTGTTGGATCTCATCCTGATGATGGGGGGAACATTTGACCTGGAAGATGTTCACATCGGAAAGACCAGGGAAGAACCGTCTCGTGCTCGTATCCGAATCCAAACAGGATCGAGACCGCTCTTAGACGATATTCTGAAGACGATTCAACCACACGGCGCCTCGATTGAACGTGAAGCAAACTGCCGCATCGAACAAGCGCCCGCCGATGGGGTGTTACCCGATGGCTTTTACGCCACGACGCATCTGCCCACCCAGATCCGACTCAACGGTCGATGGTTGGACGTGGATCGGATTGAGATGGACCTCGCCATCGTGGTCAGCGAGACGGGGTCCAGCGCCCAGGCCGTACCGATGGGCGAAGTTTGTCGTGGTGATCAGATCGTGGTCGGTCGGGAGGGTGTACGTGTCACACCACTGCAGCGTCCACTCGAACGGGACGTCTTTGGATTCATGGAGTCTCAGGTCTCGGCTGAACGGCCTCATGGCCATATCATCGCCGATATCGCGACTCGGATGAGGCAATTGCGAGAACGGCATCGACATGGACAGACGGATTCCAAAGTCTTGTTGGCGGGAGGACCAGCGATCATTCATGCCGGGGGCCGAGAAGCCCTCACCTGGCTGATTGAACAGGGATTTATTCATATACTGTTTTGCGGGAATGCGCTGGCGGCGCATGACATGGAAGCAGATCTGTTCGGCACGTCGCTCGGCTATGGGCTTACTGCCGGACGAGCTGTCCCGCATGGTCATGAACTCCATTTGAGGACCATTAACCGGATTCGTACAATCGGCAGCATTGAAACGGCAGTTACTTCCGGAGTGATCAAACAGGGGATCATGGCTGCTTGTGTCAGGCAAGGTGTGCCGGTGGTCATGTCCGGAACGATTCGCGATGATGGTCCCTTGCCCGGAGTGATAACGGATTCTGTTCACGCACAAAGCGCGATGCGCGCCTTGATCCCCGGTGTCGGGCTGGCTCTCCTTGTCGCCTCGACGCTCCACTCCGTGGCGACCGGTAATTTGCTGCCCGCTACCATCCCCACAGTTTGTGTTGACGTCAACCCGTCGGTCCCGACCAAGCTGGCCGATCGCGGGAGCTTTCAGGCCGTTGGCCTCGTCATGGATGCGGCATCGTTTCTGTCGGAACTCGCCCGGCTGTTGGGAAGGTCGACATGA
- a CDS encoding arginine deiminase-related protein: MSRLLVCPPDYFGIEYEINPWMRLTNRVDHGRAVRQWHELVHVLEKDLGAVLERMTPIPELPDLVFTANAGIAIGRTAVVSRFRYPERQREEAHFENWFRGHGYEVMTVEAGLHFEGAGDLLGFPEYWFGGYRQRSDIRVFPVLSEHFHREIIPLELVDSRFYHLDTCFCPLSGGELLYFPAAFDSYGQTAIAERVPDKLRLTVPEDEALKFACNAVCVGKDVVLPVGCPTTQAWLRRRGYETHQVQLDEFMRSGGSAKCLTLALD, encoded by the coding sequence ATGAGCCGCCTCCTCGTCTGTCCTCCTGATTATTTTGGGATTGAGTATGAGATCAATCCCTGGATGCGGCTTACTAATCGCGTGGATCATGGACGGGCGGTGCGACAGTGGCACGAATTGGTGCACGTGCTTGAAAAGGACCTGGGTGCCGTTCTCGAACGAATGACTCCCATTCCTGAGTTACCCGATCTCGTATTTACGGCGAACGCCGGCATCGCCATTGGACGGACCGCCGTCGTGAGTCGCTTCCGGTATCCTGAACGGCAACGAGAAGAAGCTCACTTTGAGAATTGGTTTCGTGGGCATGGCTATGAGGTGATGACGGTAGAAGCAGGCCTGCATTTTGAAGGCGCGGGGGATCTCCTGGGCTTTCCGGAATACTGGTTCGGCGGATATCGACAACGATCGGATATTCGCGTCTTCCCGGTCCTTAGCGAACATTTTCACCGAGAAATTATTCCGCTCGAGCTCGTCGATAGCCGCTTCTACCATCTGGACACCTGTTTCTGTCCCTTGAGCGGCGGCGAGCTCCTCTATTTCCCCGCCGCCTTTGATAGCTATGGCCAGACGGCGATTGCAGAACGTGTTCCGGACAAGTTGCGTCTCACTGTTCCGGAAGATGAAGCTCTGAAGTTCGCCTGCAATGCCGTCTGTGTCGGGAAAGACGTCGTCCTCCCTGTCGGATGTCCCACCACTCAGGCTTGGCTCCGCAGAAGAGGGTATGAAACCCACCAGGTTCAGCTCGATGAATTCATGAGATCCGGCGGCTCGGCTAAATGCCTTACGCTGGCGCTGGACTGA
- a CDS encoding NAD(P)-dependent glycerol-3-phosphate dehydrogenase produces the protein MPTTINKIGVIGAGAWGTALAKHLAEKGLEVRLWAHEHNVVDAINSSHENPVFLKDVPLPPGLTATSSLCEAVTNRDGVLFAVPSHLARSLLHQLALSISGPLPFVCATKGIEEDTAKLMTQVMEDELPPSMHRSFMVLSGPSFASELSAGLPTAVCLAGTDQQLVRWFQSALMTPAFRVYVDTDTIGVQLGGALKNIMALAAGVIDGLDLGLNARAALITRGLAEIIRLGVAMGADPRTFYGLSGVGDLVLTCTGTLSRNHSVGVRLGKGEKLETILAGMQAVAEGIRTSRAALTLARRYQVDMPIIQEINAVLYDDKSCRQAVRDLMERDAKSEKGRT, from the coding sequence ATGCCGACCACGATCAACAAGATCGGCGTTATTGGAGCCGGAGCCTGGGGCACTGCCTTGGCAAAGCATCTGGCCGAAAAGGGTCTGGAGGTTCGTCTCTGGGCGCATGAGCATAACGTCGTCGACGCCATCAACTCCTCGCACGAAAACCCGGTCTTCCTCAAAGACGTCCCTCTTCCTCCAGGTTTGACGGCCACCTCCTCGCTCTGCGAGGCAGTCACGAACCGCGACGGGGTTCTGTTTGCCGTTCCTTCACACCTCGCCCGGTCCCTGTTGCATCAGTTGGCACTCTCCATCTCTGGTCCCCTGCCGTTCGTCTGTGCAACCAAGGGCATAGAAGAAGACACGGCCAAATTGATGACCCAGGTCATGGAGGACGAGTTGCCGCCGTCCATGCACCGCTCCTTCATGGTTCTCTCCGGGCCGAGTTTTGCGTCGGAACTGAGCGCGGGCCTGCCCACGGCCGTGTGTTTGGCCGGCACCGATCAGCAGTTGGTGCGGTGGTTTCAAAGTGCGTTGATGACGCCTGCGTTTCGTGTATACGTTGATACCGATACAATCGGCGTTCAGCTCGGCGGTGCCTTAAAGAATATCATGGCGCTGGCTGCCGGTGTGATCGATGGTCTGGACCTTGGGCTCAATGCCCGCGCGGCGCTCATTACCCGAGGCCTGGCTGAAATTATCCGGCTGGGCGTGGCAATGGGAGCCGATCCTCGCACGTTCTATGGACTTTCCGGGGTCGGCGACCTGGTGCTGACCTGTACCGGCACACTGAGCCGAAACCATTCGGTAGGCGTTCGGCTGGGCAAGGGAGAAAAGTTGGAGACGATATTGGCCGGAATGCAGGCTGTCGCAGAAGGGATCCGGACGAGTCGTGCAGCACTCACGTTAGCCCGTCGCTATCAGGTCGATATGCCGATCATACAAGAAATCAACGCCGTTCTGTATGACGACAAATCTTGCAGACAGGCCGTCCGTGATTTGATGGAACGGGACGCCAAATCAGAGAAAGGACGGACATGA
- the larB gene encoding nickel pincer cofactor biosynthesis protein LarB — protein MNPEGLERLLQQVHQGHVTVQQALQRLRSLPFEDLGFASLDHHRSLRQGFPEVVLCEGKTPAQVVAIARALIKKEGPFLATRADPSVARAIRRLDRRAQYYHDARIVAIHSSRQKHHGHILVVTAGTADVPVAEEARVTAEVMGSHVERLYDVGVAGIHRLLGKKDRLFEAQVVIVAAGMDGVLPSVVGGLVHCPVIAVPTSRGYGASFGGVAALLTMLNSCAAGVGVMNIDNGFGAACLAHRINMLGAKN, from the coding sequence ATGAATCCGGAAGGACTCGAACGGCTGTTACAACAGGTCCATCAAGGACATGTTACGGTGCAACAGGCGCTTCAGCGCTTGCGGTCACTGCCTTTTGAGGATCTGGGCTTTGCCTCGCTCGATCATCATCGGTCGTTACGACAGGGGTTCCCCGAGGTGGTCTTGTGTGAAGGGAAAACCCCGGCGCAGGTCGTCGCCATCGCGCGGGCACTCATCAAGAAAGAGGGGCCGTTTCTGGCGACTCGCGCCGATCCATCGGTCGCGCGTGCCATTCGCCGTCTGGATCGGCGCGCACAGTACTATCACGATGCACGCATTGTGGCGATTCACTCGTCCAGGCAGAAGCACCATGGGCATATACTCGTGGTCACCGCTGGAACTGCGGACGTGCCCGTGGCGGAAGAAGCCCGTGTGACCGCAGAAGTGATGGGAAGCCACGTCGAACGGCTGTATGATGTCGGTGTCGCCGGCATCCACCGGTTGCTCGGAAAGAAAGATCGGCTGTTTGAGGCACAGGTCGTGATCGTCGCTGCCGGGATGGACGGCGTCCTGCCGAGTGTGGTGGGAGGTTTGGTCCACTGTCCCGTCATTGCCGTGCCGACCAGCCGAGGCTATGGTGCGAGTTTCGGCGGAGTTGCTGCGCTGCTGACCATGCTCAATTCCTGCGCGGCGGGTGTGGGAGTGATGAACATCGACAACGGATTCGGCGCGGCCTGCCTCGCGCACCGGATCAATATGTTGGGGGCGAAGAATTAG
- the larC gene encoding nickel pincer cofactor biosynthesis protein LarC, whose protein sequence is MGRHLHFDCFSGVSGDMVLGSLVSAGLSWTELINGLKRLQINGYRLRKREVHRGALPAIKVDVIVQQGFQRPLTLSRIRKILAGSTLPGPVKERSRSVFDRLAEAESHAHRVDVKEVHFHEVGVVDSLIDVVGGVLGCHLLNITRVTSSPINVGAGSVQTSHGLLPVPGPAVAELAKGIPIYAAGPCCELATPTGVALLSTLASEFGPMPAMKSMAVGYGAGDHNPDGWPNALRVFIEEESTSETRQTERVMQIETNLDDLSPQTYEYLMEQLFQVGAIDVALAPVVMKKSRPGVVLSCMVTEDRTDAVLEVLFQETTTLGVRFHEVRRRVLPRRFIAVRTRGGVVRMKVAEVGAGWEKASPEYEDCKAIAKRTGRPLKTVMEEALLAYRQGFPKHRMINLRGRA, encoded by the coding sequence GTGGGCCGCCATTTACACTTCGATTGTTTCTCCGGCGTCAGTGGAGACATGGTCTTGGGCTCACTGGTCAGCGCCGGGCTCTCGTGGACAGAGTTAATTAACGGCCTCAAACGCCTACAAATCAACGGTTACCGACTGCGAAAGCGTGAGGTGCATCGTGGCGCGCTCCCGGCGATAAAGGTCGACGTGATCGTTCAACAGGGGTTTCAACGGCCGCTGACCCTCTCACGTATCCGAAAGATCCTTGCCGGCAGCACGCTGCCTGGGCCGGTCAAGGAACGGAGTCGGTCGGTCTTCGATCGGCTGGCTGAAGCGGAAAGCCATGCCCACCGAGTCGATGTGAAGGAGGTTCACTTTCACGAAGTGGGGGTTGTGGATTCGTTGATCGATGTCGTCGGAGGCGTACTCGGTTGCCATCTCTTGAACATCACCCGAGTCACATCGTCTCCCATCAATGTAGGGGCCGGTTCCGTTCAGACATCACACGGGCTCTTACCGGTTCCAGGACCGGCTGTGGCGGAGCTGGCGAAGGGAATCCCGATCTATGCCGCCGGCCCATGCTGCGAGCTCGCAACTCCTACCGGGGTTGCGCTGCTCAGCACATTGGCCTCGGAATTCGGCCCTATGCCGGCCATGAAAAGTATGGCAGTAGGATATGGGGCCGGCGACCACAATCCAGACGGGTGGCCCAACGCCTTGCGCGTGTTTATCGAGGAAGAGTCCACATCCGAGACACGTCAGACCGAGCGGGTGATGCAGATTGAGACGAATCTTGACGACCTCAGTCCACAGACATACGAATACCTCATGGAACAGCTCTTTCAAGTCGGTGCTATTGATGTCGCGTTGGCTCCCGTCGTCATGAAGAAAAGTAGACCAGGCGTCGTGCTGAGCTGCATGGTCACCGAAGACCGGACGGATGCCGTCCTCGAAGTTCTCTTCCAGGAAACAACCACGCTTGGAGTACGTTTTCACGAGGTACGCCGACGAGTCCTCCCTCGACGATTCATCGCTGTCAGGACCCGAGGCGGAGTCGTTCGCATGAAAGTCGCGGAAGTCGGCGCCGGATGGGAAAAAGCCTCCCCCGAATACGAGGACTGCAAGGCCATCGCAAAACGAACTGGTCGCCCCCTCAAGACGGTTATGGAGGAAGCACTGCTGGCCTATCGACAAGGATTCCCAAAGCACAGGATGATCAACTTGCGAGGCCGGGCGTGA
- the pdxA gene encoding 4-hydroxythreonine-4-phosphate dehydrogenase PdxA, with protein sequence MGDPAGIGPEVIAKALSGARLHNVCRPIVIGSLPVMERTIKALKLKQRVLAVDGHQTLMPQRGTVAVLDPLETPLGTFKPGIAAAETGAASVAFIKKAVELAQLGCIQGMVTAPINKEAINMAGCRYPGHTELLADLTHANESGMMIVGGPLRIMFVTTHVAIKELSLLLTQAKIEKAIRLAQLALTTWFGIKRPRIGVAALNPHAGEHGLFGDEEARVILPAARAAQQKGILASDPLPADTLFGKAANGSFDGVVALYHDQGLIPLKLVAFGTCVNLTVGLPIIRTSVDHGTAFDIVGKGVADPGSLIEAVKLAARITQNRTTETPATKGRAGRVA encoded by the coding sequence ATGGGAGATCCAGCCGGCATCGGCCCGGAAGTGATCGCCAAGGCTCTATCTGGAGCTCGCCTGCACAATGTTTGCCGACCGATCGTCATCGGATCGCTGCCTGTAATGGAGCGAACGATCAAGGCACTGAAGCTCAAACAGAGGGTCCTCGCTGTTGACGGCCATCAAACATTGATGCCGCAAAGAGGAACGGTGGCTGTGCTGGACCCGCTGGAGACACCGCTGGGAACGTTCAAGCCTGGTATCGCGGCAGCAGAGACCGGTGCCGCTTCGGTCGCCTTTATCAAGAAAGCTGTCGAACTGGCTCAGCTCGGCTGTATCCAGGGAATGGTGACGGCGCCCATCAATAAAGAAGCCATCAATATGGCCGGCTGCCGGTACCCAGGCCATACCGAATTGTTGGCCGATCTCACCCACGCGAACGAGTCAGGCATGATGATCGTGGGCGGGCCGTTACGCATCATGTTCGTCACGACACATGTCGCGATCAAAGAACTCTCGTTGCTGCTGACCCAAGCAAAGATTGAAAAGGCGATTCGTTTGGCCCAATTGGCGCTGACGACCTGGTTCGGCATCAAGCGTCCCAGGATAGGAGTGGCTGCCCTCAATCCCCATGCCGGTGAGCATGGATTGTTCGGCGATGAGGAAGCCCGCGTGATTCTTCCAGCCGCTCGTGCGGCCCAACAGAAAGGCATCCTGGCAAGTGATCCTCTACCGGCGGACACCCTATTCGGGAAAGCCGCGAACGGGTCTTTTGACGGCGTCGTCGCCCTCTACCACGATCAGGGCCTCATTCCCCTGAAGCTAGTCGCCTTCGGTACGTGCGTCAATCTCACCGTGGGCCTGCCTATCATCCGCACCTCAGTGGATCATGGAACAGCTTTTGATATCGTTGGGAAGGGCGTCGCCGATCCCGGAAGTCTGATTGAGGCCGTCAAGCTGGCTGCCAGGATTACTCAGAATAGAACGACGGAAACTCCAGCCACGAAGGGACGGGCCGGACGTGTCGCCTGA